A single Tenacibaculum sp. 190524A02b DNA region contains:
- a CDS encoding hybrid sensor histidine kinase/response regulator, translating into MKVSKNKIAFKVLFGYTILGVLAIISGLLIFAEVKRFVKVHEERVLDDERIIHTGSLIASIYENENLGRAAIQLNSRRKFNEYVVENKKILLNIDSLSLSIKDSLQKNILDTIRLVLINKRKNIKSLKKLTRWNASEKSINEAINKLSSINSLFDKISIKNLVENSQFLDYKTRNELEEYFRLVNKFNDVEKSTRSKDEKQIDSLVSVSKNILQKAKIDNTNKKRSLLLKERELIENDLTISKKLREIISVLENNVVTYTNRMHLQRRRILNRSKNIIFLGSGFSFIIVVFFSFIILNDFWKSQHFRVELENANEKTSSLLKSREQLISMVGHDLRTPLSTVIGYSELLQNATVNTKEKNYITHIQNASVYMRRLVGDLLELSKLENGEISIESVPFDLEKLLNEVVVKAKDLISNKPITIVFIHDKTINTNIISDPFRLKQILYNLVTNACKFTEKGTVTLKSNLVNTKEGKKLKIEVIDTGVGISESEQKRVFKAFTQVGTNIDGEKGFGLGLTISNILARLLGGALTLKSSLGKGSSFILSIPVNLSNRSLKEKRRSNVESVAYNLRAIVVEDDIVMGKLLKQLLNSLGIEVFLFSNAQAALESISGILYDFVLTDIQLPRMNGVHFMEVLKKEDFYNGQPVIAMTGRASLVKSEYIKNGFSEVLFKPFHPDELEQIIQHFFYEIIKMKGEKLNGYKAKGFDISSLETFLNYDELAVKNTLTLFLKDSKNNFLKLEKAKNNNDLSNFKAINHKMLPMFRQLNVIKIVLFMEKFEIAKKVNDSLFLDFKKELDIFIFELESYLS; encoded by the coding sequence ATGAAGGTTTCAAAGAATAAAATAGCATTCAAAGTTTTATTTGGGTATACAATTTTAGGAGTTTTAGCTATTATTTCTGGCTTATTAATATTTGCTGAAGTTAAAAGATTTGTTAAGGTTCATGAAGAAAGAGTTTTAGATGATGAAAGAATAATACATACAGGAAGTTTAATAGCTAGTATTTATGAAAATGAGAATTTAGGGAGAGCCGCTATTCAATTAAATTCGAGAAGAAAGTTTAATGAATATGTTGTAGAGAATAAGAAAATATTGTTGAATATTGATTCTTTAAGTCTCTCTATAAAAGATAGCTTGCAAAAAAATATTTTGGATACTATAAGATTAGTGCTAATAAATAAGAGAAAAAATATAAAGAGTTTAAAAAAATTGACACGTTGGAATGCATCTGAAAAATCTATTAACGAAGCAATTAATAAGTTAAGTTCAATTAACTCACTTTTTGATAAAATTTCGATAAAAAATCTTGTTGAAAATTCACAGTTTTTAGATTACAAAACAAGAAATGAATTAGAAGAGTACTTTCGTTTAGTTAATAAATTTAATGACGTTGAGAAGTCAACAAGGAGTAAAGATGAAAAGCAAATAGATTCATTGGTATCCGTTTCAAAAAATATACTTCAAAAAGCTAAAATAGATAATACTAATAAAAAGAGATCTTTGCTATTAAAGGAAAGAGAATTAATAGAAAATGATCTAACAATTTCTAAAAAGTTGAGGGAGATAATAAGTGTTTTAGAAAATAATGTTGTTACTTATACTAATAGAATGCACTTACAACGTAGAAGAATATTGAATAGGAGTAAGAATATTATTTTTTTAGGAAGTGGGTTTAGCTTTATAATTGTTGTTTTCTTTTCATTTATAATACTCAACGATTTTTGGAAGAGTCAGCACTTTCGTGTTGAATTAGAAAATGCAAATGAGAAGACATCATCGCTTTTAAAAAGTAGAGAACAACTAATTTCTATGGTAGGTCATGATTTAAGAACGCCTTTGAGTACTGTTATTGGATATAGTGAATTATTACAAAATGCTACTGTAAATACTAAAGAGAAAAATTATATAACACATATACAAAATGCTTCTGTATATATGAGGAGACTAGTAGGAGATTTATTAGAGCTTTCTAAATTAGAAAATGGAGAAATAAGCATTGAATCTGTACCTTTTGATTTAGAAAAACTTTTAAATGAAGTTGTAGTTAAAGCAAAAGATTTAATAAGTAATAAGCCTATTACTATAGTATTTATACATGATAAAACTATTAATACTAATATTATAAGTGATCCATTTAGGCTAAAACAAATCCTTTATAATTTGGTTACAAATGCTTGTAAGTTTACAGAAAAGGGGACAGTTACATTAAAAAGTAATTTAGTGAATACTAAAGAAGGAAAAAAATTAAAAATAGAGGTAATTGATACAGGTGTTGGTATTAGTGAAAGTGAGCAAAAAAGAGTTTTTAAAGCATTTACACAAGTAGGAACTAATATAGATGGAGAAAAAGGGTTTGGTTTAGGACTAACTATTTCTAACATATTAGCAAGGTTGTTAGGTGGGGCTTTAACTTTAAAAAGTAGTTTAGGAAAAGGGAGTAGTTTTATTTTAAGTATTCCAGTAAATTTATCTAATAGATCTTTGAAAGAAAAGAGAAGATCGAATGTTGAAAGTGTTGCTTATAATTTAAGGGCTATTGTAGTAGAAGATGATATAGTTATGGGAAAGCTTTTAAAACAACTTTTAAATAGCTTAGGAATAGAAGTTTTTCTTTTTAGTAATGCACAAGCTGCTTTAGAAAGTATTAGTGGTATTTTATACGATTTTGTTTTAACAGATATACAACTTCCAAGAATGAACGGAGTACATTTTATGGAAGTTTTAAAAAAAGAAGACTTTTATAATGGACAGCCAGTTATAGCAATGACGGGAAGAGCTAGTTTAGTAAAGAGTGAGTATATTAAAAATGGATTTTCTGAAGTGTTGTTTAAACCATTTCATCCTGATGAATTGGAGCAAATTATTCAGCATTTTTTTTATGAAATAATAAAAATGAAAGGAGAAAAATTAAATGGGTATAAAGCAAAAGGTTTTGATATTTCTTCTTTAGAAACGTTTTTAAACTATGATGAATTAGCTGTGAAAAATACATTGACTTTGTTTTTAAAAGATTCGAAAAATAATTTTTTAAAGTTAGAAAAGGCAAAGAATAATAATGACTTATCTAATTTTAAAGCTATAAATCATAAAATGTTACCTATGTTTAGGCAACTAAATGTAATTAAAATTGTGTTGTTTATGGAGAAGTTTGAAATAGCTAAAAAGGTAAATGACTCTCTTTTTTTAGATTTTAAAAAAGAATTAGACATTTTTATTTTTGAGTTAGAAAGTTATCTTAGTTAA
- a CDS encoding sensor histidine kinase codes for MILSFLKKIGRLEAFEINSSSLVLSLMSPGLYLYSILIFEFNSNAVEIPFLREVFTFFFMVVGLLPLTKRKFIDNYYGVIVFFSLFLFQHYLIYTTALNKFSLDYLLGTFIVMFGAILMMNNRLLVVLFSACQMIHIGYWVLTSNLDLVIEGAILVSTSTIFVFSFIILNGSIRYRKNLLEVNLTLEDRINKRTEDLEIRAKELYERNKDLEEFAYVVSHDLKRPLRNIYTLADWLSEVQIDKGVNIDKEDFYENLTKMKLQVEQMDLLINGILNYSLQMEKEKEMKSVDVDALVRKIAKVNSNNKCEINLKSKLPVLLFNESQLLQVFQNLIQNAIKHNDKEKTVIMIGCEEEGKEYLFYIKDNGPGIEEKYHDKIFQLFQKLDIKTHIESIGIGLALVKKIIERNGGGVWIDSKLGEGATFFFTIKKR; via the coding sequence ATGATTTTGAGTTTTTTAAAGAAGATAGGTAGGTTAGAGGCTTTTGAGATAAATAGTAGTAGTTTGGTTTTAAGTTTAATGTCACCTGGACTATATCTTTATTCAATTCTTATTTTTGAATTTAATTCAAATGCAGTTGAAATTCCTTTTTTAAGAGAGGTGTTTACTTTTTTCTTTATGGTTGTTGGTTTGCTCCCTTTAACAAAAAGAAAGTTTATTGATAATTATTATGGAGTAATTGTTTTTTTTTCTCTGTTTTTGTTTCAACATTATCTTATTTATACAACAGCACTTAATAAATTTTCTTTGGATTATTTGTTAGGTACTTTTATTGTTATGTTTGGAGCAATACTAATGATGAATAATCGTTTGTTAGTGGTGCTTTTTAGCGCCTGTCAAATGATTCATATAGGGTATTGGGTTTTAACTTCAAATCTAGATTTAGTTATTGAAGGAGCAATTCTGGTTTCAACTAGCACAATATTTGTCTTTTCCTTTATTATTTTAAACGGATCAATAAGGTATCGTAAAAATTTATTAGAAGTAAATTTAACATTAGAAGATAGAATTAATAAAAGAACGGAAGATCTAGAAATAAGAGCCAAAGAACTATACGAACGGAACAAAGATTTGGAAGAGTTTGCTTATGTGGTTTCACATGATTTGAAAAGACCACTTAGAAACATTTATACTTTAGCAGATTGGTTGAGTGAAGTACAAATAGATAAAGGTGTAAACATAGATAAGGAAGATTTTTATGAAAACCTTACTAAGATGAAGTTACAAGTAGAGCAAATGGATTTATTGATAAATGGGATTTTGAATTATTCCTTGCAAATGGAGAAAGAAAAAGAAATGAAAAGTGTAGATGTTGATGCTCTTGTTAGAAAAATAGCTAAAGTTAATTCAAATAATAAATGTGAAATTAATTTAAAGTCTAAACTTCCAGTTTTATTGTTTAATGAATCTCAACTTTTACAAGTTTTTCAAAACTTAATTCAGAATGCTATAAAACACAACGATAAAGAAAAAACAGTTATAATGATAGGATGTGAGGAAGAAGGGAAGGAATACTTATTTTATATAAAAGATAATGGTCCTGGTATTGAAGAGAAGTATCATGATAAGATATTTCAGTTATTTCAAAAATTAGATATAAAGACCCATATAGAATCAATAGGTATAGGGTTGGCTTTGGTTAAGAAGATTATAGAGAGAAATGGAGGTGGTGTCTGGATTGATAGTAAATTAGGAGAAGGAGCAACTTTCTTTTTTACAATAAAGAAGAGGTAG
- the thrS gene encoding threonine--tRNA ligase, with product MIKITLPDGSVKEFEKNSTSIDVAKSISEGLARNVISASFNGNTVETTTPLTTDGSLTLYTFKDNEGKKAFWHSSAHVLAQSILTFYPNAKLTIGPAIENGFYYDIDLGDDAISEKDFPAIEKKFLELAREKAEFKLREISKADALTYYKERNNQYKIELIEGLEDGNITFCDHSDFTDLCRGGHIPNTGLIKAVKIMNVAGAYWRGDEKNNQLTRVYGISFPKQKELKEYLTLLEEAKRRDHRKLGKELELFTFSQKVGQGLPLWLPKGAALRSRLEDFLKKAQKKAGYEMVMTPHIGQKDLYVTSGHYAKYGEDSFQPITTPKDDEEFLLKPMNCPHHCEIFSHKPYSYKDLPIRFAEFGTVYRYEQSGELHGLTRVRGFTQDDAHIFCTPEQLDSEFKNVIDLVLYVFRSLGFENFTAQVSIRDMENLDKYIGKKETWELAEQAIINAAKDKNLDFVIEEGEAAFYGPKLDFMVKDALGRSWQLGTIQVDYNLPERFELTYKGSDNQLHRPVMIHRAPFGSMERFIAILLEHTGGNFPLWLTPEQVIILPISEKYQNYSEKVLHLLENSEIRALIDSRNEKTGRKIRDAEVNKIPFMVIVGEKEQEDGTVSVRKHGEGDLGTYTIEEFVSLIAKEINKTLVPFG from the coding sequence ATGATTAAAATTACATTACCTGACGGAAGCGTTAAAGAGTTTGAAAAGAATAGCACATCTATTGATGTTGCAAAAAGTATTAGTGAAGGATTAGCTAGAAATGTTATTTCTGCTAGTTTTAATGGAAATACTGTGGAAACCACAACTCCTTTAACCACCGATGGCTCTTTAACTCTATATACATTTAAAGACAACGAAGGTAAAAAAGCTTTTTGGCACTCTTCTGCTCATGTTCTTGCTCAATCGATATTAACATTTTACCCTAATGCTAAATTAACTATTGGACCAGCTATTGAAAACGGTTTTTATTATGATATTGATTTAGGTGATGATGCTATTTCTGAAAAAGATTTCCCTGCTATTGAAAAAAAGTTTTTAGAGCTTGCTAGAGAAAAGGCAGAATTTAAGTTACGTGAAATATCTAAAGCCGATGCTTTAACTTATTATAAAGAAAGAAATAATCAATATAAGATTGAGCTAATTGAAGGTTTAGAAGATGGCAATATTACTTTTTGTGACCATAGTGATTTTACTGACTTATGTAGAGGTGGACATATACCTAATACTGGTTTGATTAAGGCTGTGAAAATCATGAATGTTGCTGGAGCTTACTGGCGTGGTGATGAAAAAAACAATCAATTAACTCGTGTTTATGGTATATCTTTCCCTAAACAAAAAGAATTAAAAGAATATTTAACATTACTCGAAGAAGCAAAAAGAAGAGACCATAGAAAACTTGGAAAAGAGCTGGAGTTATTTACTTTTTCTCAAAAAGTTGGGCAAGGTCTTCCTTTATGGTTACCTAAAGGAGCCGCTTTGAGAAGTAGACTAGAAGACTTTTTAAAGAAAGCACAAAAAAAAGCTGGTTATGAAATGGTAATGACACCTCATATTGGCCAGAAAGACTTATATGTGACCTCTGGGCATTATGCCAAGTACGGAGAAGATAGTTTCCAACCAATAACCACTCCTAAAGATGACGAAGAGTTTTTATTAAAACCTATGAACTGTCCTCATCATTGTGAAATTTTTTCTCATAAGCCTTATTCATATAAAGATTTACCTATTCGTTTTGCTGAATTTGGAACTGTTTATAGGTATGAACAAAGTGGTGAACTTCATGGACTAACAAGAGTTAGAGGGTTTACTCAAGATGATGCTCATATTTTTTGTACGCCTGAGCAACTAGATTCAGAGTTTAAAAATGTCATTGACTTGGTTCTTTATGTGTTCAGGTCATTAGGTTTTGAAAACTTTACTGCTCAAGTATCAATAAGAGATATGGAGAACCTAGATAAATATATAGGTAAAAAAGAAACTTGGGAACTAGCAGAGCAAGCCATTATAAACGCTGCAAAGGATAAAAACTTGGATTTTGTTATTGAAGAAGGAGAAGCTGCTTTTTATGGTCCAAAGTTAGACTTTATGGTAAAAGATGCCTTAGGTAGAAGTTGGCAGTTAGGTACTATTCAGGTAGATTACAATCTTCCTGAGCGATTTGAGCTAACCTACAAAGGTTCAGACAACCAACTACATAGACCCGTAATGATTCATAGAGCTCCTTTTGGCTCTATGGAAAGATTCATTGCTATTTTACTTGAACACACTGGAGGGAATTTCCCTCTATGGTTAACTCCTGAGCAAGTTATTATACTGCCAATCAGTGAGAAATATCAAAATTATTCGGAAAAAGTTTTACATTTGTTAGAAAATTCCGAAATTCGCGCCCTCATAGATAGCCGAAATGAAAAAACTGGTAGAAAGATTCGTGATGCTGAAGTAAACAAAATACCTTTTATGGTTATTGTAGGTGAAAAAGAGCAAGAAGATGGTACAGTTTCTGTTAGAAAACATGGAGAAGGTGACTTAGGTACTTATACAATTGAAGAATTTGTATCTTTAATTGCTAAAGAGATAAATAAGACCTTAGTTCCCTTTGGATAA